The genomic region TCTCAAGGATGTTGTCGGAGCTAGTGATACGGAAGGTAGTCCTGGTAGTCCAGCTAATCTTCGGGAGGCTCTCAATCAACTTGGTTCTGCCACTATTCTTCAACTACATAGAAGGGCAGAGGAAGTCAAAAAGAAGTTTGAGGGTTGGGGTGCGGTTAAATCTAAATTCGGATTGGTTCAGGCACAAGTAGCAGCATACAATGCTGATAGTAGCTTTAAAGATACCAACTACAACCCTGTTGAACAGGCGTTCAACGAGTTCAACAAACTTTATAGAAAGGCCATATATTCTCCCAAGTTCTATTCCATCATCGTTCCGTCCATAATGTGTCAATGGTTAAATTTCCTCACATATGTAATATTACTGATTGTGTATCTGATGGGTGGTGAGCAAGGCCATCTAACCACGTTTTATTTCGTTATTGCGATATCTGGTGTTGTGtttggtattaatatgACCCTAGTTTATTCTGTTGACTTCTATTATATACCCGTCTATATTGCTGGTGAAAACTCATTTCCAATTGTAACATCATTCATACACTACCTTAGTACTCTGATGTTTGGTAATAGAAGGAAATGGAACAGTGACTTTCTACTTGTAAAGATAGATATTTGGGTTGCAATCATAATCTCCTTCGTAGCAGCTATCGTATGGACAGTAGGATACGTGTGTGAATTCAGTGGTGAATACCATGATATGAAACACATACATGCACATGGATTCGGAGGAGAACCTAATGGTTACCAGATCTCTCCATTTCTAATGATAGTTGTTGGTATGGGATTAGTCTATGCTATTTATCCCGGTATCGCACCTGGTATGATTGTACCATTCTATCTCATTGATAAAATCGAAATGGTGCTTCTCATAGCTACCATATTTCCACCAGTCATAATTGCCATTCTCAGAATAAAGGCAAAGTCTTGGTCTCCTCAACACAACACTGGTACATTCCATAAATGGAAACTATACGAATACACAGAATTTGGAAAACCCAATGATAAGATTACTGTCCATGCTTACCTATGGCACTTCTTTGATCTATTGATGGTGATTAAGATAACTCTAGCAGctatattcatttattcaCTTCATTATAGAGAATCTCATATATCAAGATCAATCATTAACCAACCTAAAATGTCAACATTTCTATCcattacattttatatgtgtcaTGAGATTCTACTAGCTGTAGGATTCTCAGGTTTCATAGGTAATGATGGTGGTGACTGGATATTGATACCCCAATACATAGGAGCGCTATTTATGATATTCTTAGCATTTTATTCAGAGGGATACATTATAGAGTATAAGAGTCATGATCCTGCTCATTGGCCCACAGAAGGTATGACTAAATGGAACGCGTTCTGCTATTGGTGTAAAAGAGCCATtaagataaaaataacatgAGGTAtctatttaaaatttgtttattcaGTGGTTTACTTAtgttcattatttataaagttATATAGAATCTTAAACATCTGAATTCTTAACATAGTTTACATcttctaaaatattattgattGGAAACAATTCCATTAATTTCATCCTGCAAATCACTGATTTTATGCAATATGTTAAATGGATCACCGATAATACTTATGATTTCAGATGCCTAAACgtataaattcatttgttGGTTACCCTATTCAGtgatattaatgaattatacACATCGGGTATTCTATAGTATGAACAAGCTAAAACACATATATTCACATGTATTATGCACATAATTGTATATAGTATCTACTAGTTAGAATATTAACTAAAGTATTCTACCTAGATTATAGTATAGAAGTGATATAAGACGGTGATTAATATCACCAGATGTGGCTGTAAGTAATATTCTTATGGCTTCTTCATAGTATTCACATGCCTAAACAATTAATGGTTCTGAGTGGAGCACCTCTTTATAATTCTGTTGTAAATGAGATATATTGGCCAGATTATTTAGTGAATACACTGAGCATAAGTTACTCTCAGGTGTATTAAGTTGACGactataaaatatattaaatggtAATATTCTTACTCTATTGAAAGAGATTCTAATAGTGTTGATTTTGACAATTCAATCTCTCCCAAATCACGCAATACAACTCCTATAAAACGAAATATACTCCTGGCTATATATAGATCTGTATATTGGTGTGTGTAGGgtaaataaacaaatatctgtaaaattagattCGAACCCAGCAAACATAATACGTTAGCAACTTCTCTTGAGTTTTGtcctttaatttttttccaaatttcataagattttatataattttccTTAGCCTTATTTATGTACTCAAGTGATTGGTGTTGTACCATACCCaattctaaaataaaaataaacgctaatcatttataaataattatttaataacaaCAATAGCATCCCAATACTGTGgaacataaaattataataataccTGAATAAGAATTTGCGATATCTGGAGAATAAAAGTCCAATGACATGAGTTTAAGTTTAAGAGATTCTTCcaacattttaatatgatcttttaaatcattttcttttatattatatctAAAAGCATTGTTTATCAGTgagttaataaaaattagtaaaaatataaaagttaCCCTAGCATTAAAAGAGTATCTTTGGGACCATAAGATATGGTAATAGTTTC from Theileria annulata chromosome 1, complete sequence, *** SEQUENCING IN PROGRESS *** harbors:
- a CDS encoding Tpr-related protein family member, putative (Tap349e08.q2ks7.C.cand.48 - score = 35.22;~9 probable transmembrane helices predicted for TA06025 by TMHMM2.0 at aa 377-399, 411-433, 437-459, 480-502, 536-558, 565-582, 618-640, 660-682 and 692-714) encodes the protein MPCPAGCSTEASQNYSGDSCKLLMSAYILAGLAMMLNIRLSYSSAPYALIRFKLPENLFSVFVRRMASALELWCLPSMLLGNIIDLLQKLIIYPKILQNEAGSGESDRGKLREQANQLHQKANTLNTAVTADGDTAAARVLKAKAGDQNDEGKLRKLAENLHDKAIQLAQAVGSSSPVDGGAAKTLASAVGNKDEAGTGSPKDLRQALHQLSIALPAASDLPNKAQAVREKYTLVKLAFNKVVGKKSTYKDKGHEPLYQAVESAWDAFNNVYNPEEPLKDVVGASDTEGSPGSPANLREALNQLGSATILQLHRRAEEVKKKFEGWGAVKSKFGLVQAQVAAYNADSSFKDTNYNPVEQAFNEFNKLYRKAIYSPKFYSIIVPSIMCQWLNFLTYVILLIVYLMGGEQGHLTTFYFVIAISGVVFGINMTLVYSVDFYYIPVYIAGENSFPIVTSFIHYLSTLMFGNRRKWNSDFLLVKIDIWVAIIISFVAAIVWTVGYVCEFSGEYHDMKHIHAHGFGGEPNGYQISPFLMIVVGMGLVYAIYPGIAPGMIVPFYLIDKIEMVLLIATIFPPVIIAILRIKAKSWSPQHNTGTFHKWKLYEYTEFGKPNDKITVHAYLWHFFDLLMVIKITLAAIFIYSLHYRESHISRSIINQPKMSTFLSITFYMCHEILLAVGFSGFIGNDGGDWILIPQYIGALFMIFLAFYSEGYIIEYKSHDPAHWPTEGMTKWNAFCYWCKRAIKIKIT
- a CDS encoding uncharacterized protein (2 probable transmembrane helices predicted for TA06020 by TMHMM2.0 at aa 109-131 and 169-191), whose translation is MIRNIFYNICFNRRFELALFKKINYAPILRNLHNEQGFVYSRSFSTANTPNNSDNETITISYGPKDTLLMLGYNIKENDLKDHIKMLEESLKLKLMSLDFYSPDIANSYSGIIIILCSTVLGCYCSFIFILELGMVQHQSLEYINKAKENYIKSYEIWKKIKGQNSREVANVLCLLGSNLILQIFVYLPYTHQYTDLYIARSIFRFIGVVLRDLGEIELSKSTLLESLSIDRQLNTPESNLCSVYSLNNLANISHLQQNYKEVLHSEPLIV